CAGCAACCACCGCGCTGCGTTGCCGCTTCCATCGCCATCGTAGCAGCACGCTGCTCACCGGCGTTGCTACTGTCATCGACTAGCGGTGAACTGCTACTTGTGCTCGGGGAAGAAAGGAGCCATGGACCTACGCTCGGGGGAGGGAGGAAGCAACGAAGCAGCGTTGACCAATCTGATGGCTTAGGCACGATGAATCGGACGGCTACTGACCCGACTGATTTCCCCAGGAAATCAGTCAGATGATTTGTAGCAACCGTCATTATCAATCAAAAAGTTGGCAACTAAGGCTTTGTTTGGTGATGGGGGAAAGAACACCCAGGTTACTAAATCCCATCAGGGGAATTTCAATAGCACTTGTGATTCCCTTTCTTCCGCGAGGGAGATCCCCTATGCTCATTTGGTGGTACAAGGGAGGGGAGACGAGAGGGGCGGAAGGCAGCGAGGGAGATCTCCTATGCTCATTTGGTGGTACAAGGGAGGGGAGACGAGAGGGGCGGAAGGCAACGAGCGAgggattcttttttttttgaaaggacgAGCGAGGGATTCAGAGCGAAGCAACAGAGTTCAGATCACACAAGGGAAAAGACGGGATAATTTTTCCGGAATGTCCAGGCGTGGGACCTCTTCATGGGGAAAGAGCGAGGGTTGGGCCAGCCCACCCCGTCGAACAGCTCGTCCAAATGGCGCGCTCGTTTTCCCTGGCGAGCGTCTCCACGTGGGTTTCAGGCCCTGGGATCCCGGGGGTAAGCAAGGCAACCAAATGGGCCCCAATAGTTGCATCTTATACCACGTGGAACCCCGTGGTAAGAAATCCAATATATTTGAAAAGAGATGCATCTTATCGATAAACTTCACCGGTCAGGAGATCATACTCTCATCGATAAACTTCACCGGTCAGGAGATCATACTCTCAACATTTCATGCACAACGCCATCAAGTCGTTTACAAAAGAAAAGTTTAGAACATGATTCAGCATCTCAAGATACAGAACAGGCATGTGCTTCAGAGTATAGAGAGTACTGAAACCCGACTTTACAGCTCCTGCCATCACATCTCAGTATGACACCAAACCACCTTTACTACAGGAGGGGCTACTGGATCTTGAGCTGCTGCTGCGCCTGCGGTTATACTTTGAGCTCAACCTTTTGGCTGGGGCAGCATTAGGAGACCTGGACCTCGAGGCATCACGGTTCTTGGACCTGGATCTTGATCTTCCTCCATTAGCAGCAGAggggccaccaccaccaccacgacctGATCGAGGCCTGTAGGCCGCATCACGTTTATGTTGTTCTGCGGGGCTATGGCTGCGTCTTGGGCTAGGGCGGCGATGTCTTCCTCCACCGTCACGGCATCTCACTGGACTGCGTGACCTGCTCCTGCTTCGGTCTCTCCTTGTGTACCTGTGATCATGGACGATAATGTTGATTTTTTTTAAAGATCCAGCATTGCTGGCATTTCATTGGCTTAGCAGGGGACGATAATGTTGATTGGCCTAGGCAAAAGTGTACAAAGTCATCAAATGTTGTTTGACTTCAGCAAAGAGTATGTGACTTGTTCAGCTAATCATGCTTTACCTGTATTGAAGGTCTGTCCATGCACAACAATAACATCTACCAAAGACTAAAAATGGCAGGAAACAGAAGGCACCAAATGCACATTTCGGCAAGAATACAAGATAACAAAAGCAACTCTTCTTGTTCAGAATGCTAACAGACTTGGACATTTATTCAAACCAATTAACTGAACACTTAAAGGTGTCGAACTAACAGGAGCAATCTTTTATACTGCCTCTGTTTCTTTTTTACtctgcatgttagatttgtcttaaGTCAGACTTTGTAAAGGTGACCAAATATATTATATATTAAAAagtatgaacatctacaataccaacTAAGTATATTCTGTAATGAATCTAATGATAATGATTTGGTATTGTAAATGTTGATATGTTTTTCTATAAACTTCAGAAATTTGACTtaagacaaacctaatatgcaaactaaaaagaaagaGGGAGTACCACTACCAATCGTCACATCACATACAGCTTTGATCATCGTTCTCATGTCAATGAAGACAAATTAAACTTCGAAGAAATGCCACATTCATCTAGAATGTATATGACAATGATAACATTTAACTGCGACATGAAAGAATCCTGAAAGATCCATTAGCTGCCCACATGCTCTATCAAACCTTCAAGGCTTTAAAGAGCTACAAGGACAACCTCTGTCGGGAATATAAGGATTATGCATGCAGTTAACAGTATTTGCAAAAGTATATGTGTTGGAAGTGCAGGAATAATATCCTTGTATTTATCTAGCAAAGTTCTTGTATGTTACATATCTTTCTATTATTTGGTAGGCATATTACAAGTGAAAAACATAGTCAACGTTCTGTATTGGAGACTGAAATGTTAAACACGCAGTATATTTTGCAGAGGGAGTAATTGCCACCAGCCTCTGACAGACTGAAGTTCCCAGCATTCAACATAGAAATTACTATTAAACTAACGCAGAAGTAGAACAACAGGTCAACAGCTGGCTGGCAGAATATGCCACAATTCCATGAGATTAGATAAGTTCTTCAAAGGAATTCACATTTCCAATGAATAAGAAATACGAACCTCAGTGAGCTACTAGCTCTTGGGGAACCTTGGTATCTCCTCACCGGCGATCGTGCACCATAAAGACCATTTCTTCCATACCTGGACATGATGGGGGTTCCAATATAATATCAAAAGTGTCAAAACATGGCAAATCAATAATCATGTATCAATACCTATTGAAGTTATTCCATCTATCATTTCTTCCTCCATAGTAGCTAGAACGAACATGTGAACACTCTGGAGACGGTGTTCGGTATCGACGTGCAAATGAGTACTTCTGCGTAAAACCACGCCCTTTCCTGACACGTCCATCCTCTGTAGAGCCCATAGCTAAATCTTGGCCATTGGTGGGTACTGGTTTATTGCTCAAGGGGTTCCTTTCTGCACCAGCTTCAGATATGCCAGCCCCTGCAGCAACAGCAGTGATGTTGCCATCTGCCTTTGACAGAGTTGTATCAGCCCTGATGGGGTTGGTATCATCCCTGCAATTATAAATAAACAGGAGATGTTGCACTCTCGCTGCATAGTAGTAGAAGGATCCAGACAGGACGTGTACTTTCAAGAAATAAAACCTGAATTTACTAGATCTATCTTCGGAATTTTGAGTCCCGACCCTGTCATCAGCCCAACTTTCATCTTTGTATAACGGTTTACTTCCCGCAACCGTTTGTTTGCCTTTATCTGCATATTCCAAGGATTTTCCTATCTCCAAATTTATTATTTTGGTATTTTCTTCGTCTGCCATTAAAAAAAGATGATTATTAGATAAAATTGTACACAAGATCTTTAAGTCATGGCCATCTCAGCAATAATCAGTACATTCCAAGAATGTAACCAAACACAAATATAGATAGCCATACATAGCAGGCTGTTTAAATTCAGAAAGAAAGAAAGCAGACAGACACAGTAAAGATCATCATACTTTCTACTAACATTCTCAAATGATGAGTAAGAGTAACGATCTTAAGGGTATGGCTAGGTCTcatctactacctccgtccgggattTTAAGTCCTGTGAGCAGGTTACGGGCGTCCTGAATTAGAGGCCCGCATGCAAAACGCTCGACCTTTTCTATTGGCTGGTCCTCGCGGTAGTTGTTGCCTACGAAGGCATGCAGCTAGGTGAGCAGATACTCATGTGCAATGCTTTTAGTTTAGCGAGCGGGCACGGAGACAGAGGGATTTTACACACTATGGTTGGCCAGACTCTTGCAGATTACTATGCACTGAGGCGCCTTGGTACACGCGTTTTGATCTGGAGGCCttttaaacccggacggaggtagtagatgACAATTAACTATGTCTCATCTAACTGACTCAATCAAACAGAAAAAGGGGGGAACAATAGAGAGAGAAATGTCAGCCCAAATCTCCACATATAATCAATGACATAGGAGTTAGATGAGACTCTGTCAATTCTCATCATCAATTCTCATCTAGATGATAATTAGCAGATCCATAATCTTAAAGCAATATGCTCCAATCTTTCCACTCTATGGTTCTCAAATGCAACAGCAAGCAAAGACTTCTGGAATAAATTTTCTAATCAAGATTATGTGAATAGCAGAGACAACATAAACACGAAGTTGGTCATTGACTCAATCAAACAGAAAAAGGGGGGAACAGAAGAGAGAGAAATGTCAGCCCAAATCTCCACATATAATCAATGACATAGGAGTTAGATGAGACTTTGTCAATTCTCATCTAGATGATAATTAGCAGATCCATAATCTTAAAGCAATATGCTCCAATCTTTCCACTCTATGGTTCTCAAATGCAACAGCAAGCAAAGACTTCTGGAATAAATTTTCTAATCAAGATTATGTGAATAGCAGAGACAACATAAACACAAAGTTGGTCATTCAGAATATTTTCCATTCCAGTGATGCTGACttaatattattactattatttcaAGTATGTTGAACAAAATCAAACATGTAACTGCAGAAATACTACACACAAGAAGGTGACGAGCAATAAATTGGCAAGTACAAAAGGTGCAAATACGCTGCTCGGAGAAAAACAATGTACAAATACAACTTGCCTTCCAGATCACAGCAAACTGAAAGGGGTTAACAAAACAGAGATATAAACTCCTAAATTCAAACAGCACGCAGTCTACCAGAGTATGCTGGTAGAAAATAATGAAGAACAGAAAACTGAATGGGAGTTAGCTCTCCTACCTTTCTTCAATGGATGCTTGGTACGGCGGCCTGCACTTTCATTGTCAGAACTGGTGCTCGAGCTTTTTGAAGCATCACTTGAGCTCCCATAGCTCCTAAAAAAGCACCAGCAGGGAATCAATTCAGCTAGTATTTAATTCTGAGTGAACATAACAATACAGTTTGTAAAGGTCAACATTTTACCGCTTGGATCTTTTTGTTCCTCTACTCTTGCTCTTACTCTTCTTATGGCTGCTCTTCCTCTTTGCAGGCTTTCGTTTCACTTTCTTAGAACCTTTTCTTCTCTTGTGCCTATGGTCACTAGATGAGCTAGTATCGGATGATGCTGAAGAGTATGATTGTGACTCCGAACCACTATCTGAGGAATAGGACTGCGAGTCAGAAGTTTCTGAGCTATATGAATCAGAAGAGTAGTTCTTTCTTCTTTTCCTTCGTTTATCCACGCTGGATGTTTTTTTGGTTTTGACCCTCCCTCCAGCATCGGAGTTATTATATTCTACTGCCCTTTTAAGCTTCTTTTCTGCAAATCAAGTACTGAGAAAGCTTACCAGAGATAACACATGAATTGTATTGGGATCTCGATGTTCATGGCTACTTACCTTTCTCTCCATGTAGCTGATTCTGAGTATCTATGTTAGAGGCTTCACCACAGTCTACAATTTTCACTGGACATGTAGGTTTTCCAGATTCAGAACCCAGTGCTTCAAGCTTCTTAAGCAAAGCTTTTCCATTAAGGACCTTCCCAAAGACCACATGTTTGCTACAAAAATTATAATGTGAACTCAAAATGTTGATAAACCATGGGTAGTGATCCAAAAAAATGGCCACTTCTCCATAAGGAAGCATTAAATAGACAGTAATACTGATGTGGATAATATGCCAGTGGTGTTGGGTCTATCACATACTATCAACCATTACTTGTCGCAGTTTCATCAACATTGTTGAGTTTTAGTTGTATTTGTAGGCAAAGTAACAAAAAGTACAGCTACAAAAAATTAGTAAAAATGACTAAAGCAAATAAGTAATACCCATCAAGATGTGGCACAGCCTTGAATGTTATAAAAAATTGGGATCCATTGGTGTTTTCTCCAGAGTTTGCCATGGAAAGAATACCAGGTTGATCATGCTTTAACTTGAAGTTTTCATCTGTAGAACACGAGACAGTACATACATTCTTTTAGCAGAAGGCATAATATGACAATAGCACAGTTATCATGGGACTTTAACCTTCAGAGGCTATAACCAATAAAATCGTATAACCATACCTGGAAATTTTCCACCATATATGCTCTCTCCACCACGTCCTGGAAATAGCATGCAACGTTGAGCTTATAGAGTACACTACATCAATAAGTCAGTTGAAAGAAGAAGCCTGGGCTAATGAAGCAATACCATCTCCTCCGGAAAAATCACCAGCCTGCAGTTAAGAAATTTGATTGGTCGATTTAGTTTGAACAAAATGggtgataaaataaaataaagagcaCATATTCTATACTCTACAAAGCTTGTATTTGCAATCCATAAAAGATCCTAACATGCTGTTACTGGCAACAAAAAATATGCAGCAATCAGATAAGTTGCAATAATTTGGTACCTGAGCCATAAATCCTGGGATAATGCGATGGATGTGTGTTCCTTTAAAATAAAGTGGCTTCTTCGTAGATTCTCCGAGGCCTTTCTCACCTACATGTTAACCAGAAGTAAGGCTAACAGAAAAGACTATACATACAGCCAATAATTACCTGCTAAGGTAGCATTTAAATTACAACTCTCAAGTGGAGGAACCTAGACTCTTGCAATCAACTTGAACAAATGAGACACCAATTAGCTGTGAAGAAAATTAAGTGAACTGTATTATCTttatatacaaggagatatcatgTAAAAGCAGTGGTTCCATGTTCTATTATTAGAAATAATCAAATAATCTACCATGACAAGAAAGGTGCGGAGAGAAAAGAACAACAAATTCATAATATATCCTCGACAGACAACATAGTCCTAAGATTTAGTTAAATCAGATCCTACGGAGCCATAGATGAACAGAGGAAGACAACAATACAGCACCTATACAGCTTAAACTAACAAATGTGTCCTGCATACCtttatgtggaagtgggaaagagagaaaaaaaaaacaacaatactaGGAAACACCGCCGCAACACTCAAATTCAGCTTCGCCTATTCCACCATTCTACTTATTACTACGCCATATCATTACCAGGTATAGCATCAAAACTATAAGTACAACTAGATCGCTGTTTAGCATTGTGGTTTGCATTCAAGACTGTCGTGCATTTAGCAACTAAATCCCTTGTGGACATAGACTTAAAATAAAGTGGCTTCTTTGTAGATTCTCCGAGGCCTTTTCACCTACATGTTGACCAGAAGTAAGGCCAACAGAAAAGGCTATACCTACAGCCAATAATTACATGATAAGGGACATTTTAAATTACAACTCTAAAATGGAGGAGCCTAGACTCTTGCAATCAACTTGAACAAATGAGACACCAATTAGCTGTGAAGAAAATTAAGTGAAATATTATATAAGGAGATATCATGTAAAAGCAGTGGTTCCATGTTCTATTATTAGAAATAATCAAATAATCTACCATGACAAGAAAGGTGCGGGGAGAAAAGAACAACAAATTTATAATATATCCTCAACAGAGAGCGTAGTCCTAAGATTTAGTTAAATCAGATCCTATGGAACCATAGATGAAGAGAGAAACACAACAATACAGCACCTATATAGCTTAAACTAACAAATGTGTCCTGCATACCCTTCTGTGGAAGTGGGAAAGAGAGAACAAAAAAACTATACTAGGAAACACCGCCACAACACTCAAATTCAGCTTCGCCTATTCCACCATTCTACTTATTACTACGCCATATCATTACCAGGTATCACATTAAAACTATAAGTACAACTAAATCCCTGTTTAGCATTGTGGTTTGCATTCAAGACTGTCGTGCATCTAGCAACTAAATCCCTTGTGGACATAGACCGTGTCCATACCTTTTCAGGCATTTAAGCGAACTATtggacatcttcaacatcaaggatGCTAAACTTAAGAACTTGCATATAAAAAATGTGTGTTCATCACTATCTGCATCACGCTATTCCACAGCAAAGACTCTGCATTTTACCAGTACAAAGCGCTCGGAAGTTCTCTGCCGTCTTCGGAACTACATCAGCAAAGAGCTGCAACACCAAAGTGGGAAGCTAATCAGGCGCACGTCACCTCTGTACTCAAAGGAGAAACATGCATCACTTAGAACGATAAGATGAAGGTACACTCTTTGCAACCTGAAACGTGATTCTCTCGGCAGGTCGCCCATCGATGGATATTTCCAAGAAGACCTGAGGGTTCAGATTCTTCTTGAACTTGGGCATGATTTCCTCCCTTTCGGTTTACCTGCAGGTGTGTGCAATCATGAGAGCATCTTCAGCAACAAACATCCCAACAGAAAGACACTGGCTGGATAGGCTGGTGCATATCTAGTTGGGATGTGGCCAAAACTCGTGGAGATGGTCAGTGGGGTTTAACAACTAATCACTGGAGGATGGATGGCGAAAAGGGCGTACCTCGAGAAACAGTGTCCGAGGTTGCGGACGGGGTGGAAACTGCAGGCACGCGGGGAGGGCGATGGCAGCGGCGGTAGCGACCGTAGCGGCGGCGCGTGTGAGAGGGTAAGGGGATTGGGGGTGAGGCGTCGTCGGTGACGCCACAAGCTACGGCACGGCGGCAACTCTAGGTCAGGACTCTAGGTTGCGGACGGCAAGGTGCATATCAGGCCCCGCGAGCCCAGCAATCGGTTTCCTTCCGCGGAATGGGCCTGAAGCTGTAACCCACCAGTCTCTGACATCAgtaaggccttgttcggttaagCCCAGCCCCGCGAGGTTTTGGGTCGCCCgcgtgttgggccgaagcccacttaccctttcgtgactctagactataaatagacctcatCCTCCCTTTTTCTAGGATTatcgttgtgatagctcatatgtgagatagagcctcgtcatccatccggatctactccactaAGAGAGACCGTCGCCTCATCGAAGAAGATCCACttagattcaagacccctaacgggaagacctcaagacctcctcatggagaagaactagtgaccccatgtatcgtcctttgttagatttggatcgtgtatctctttgtgtttcgagaatctaacatatgtgtgaccgaatcttgttggtttaAGTGATTTCTCTTGTATTTCCTCTCGTTCCcctctcgtgttcttcgtaggatccgctccaatcgtgaaagattggccaaagggtttccaccctacatcatcttggtatcatgagccatgttgatcacgtatTTAGGACCCCTACCTTTtgtttctagcttgattttgttgtgttcttccccaatttcgaaaatcctcaccaaaaatagcccaatttttttgtgatttgttggtgtgatgaagttttgttggatttgatccatggatttgctttgccaagAGTGGATCTAGCTTTCTCCCATCATCTCCGCCATTTACATCCACAAAATCGCTCGAATTTGACCAATTTTGCCACACCCACCTCGAAAACCCGAGTCcatcccgtgcccgaaatcgcccaggcaccggacgtccgacgtgtACCAGTCGTCCGTCCACCACCTGACGAAACTGAAAAAtttcagttcggccaccaccaccgttccacatccacttccgcatacgcactccAAAACCACAACTCACTTCCCGCCCCACCATTGCTTACTCGTTTCACACTCTAGCACAATTTTGACACATTTGGTTTTGAgatttgagttgtg
The window above is part of the Triticum aestivum cultivar Chinese Spring chromosome 2A, IWGSC CS RefSeq v2.1, whole genome shotgun sequence genome. Proteins encoded here:
- the LOC123188606 gene encoding peptidyl-prolyl cis-trans isomerase CYP63 encodes the protein MPKFKKNLNPQVFLEISIDGRPAERITFQLFADVVPKTAENFRALCTGEKGLGESTKKPLYFKGTHIHRIIPGFMAQAGDFSGGDGRGGESIYGGKFPDENFKLKHDQPGILSMANSGENTNGSQFFITFKAVPHLDGKHVVFGKVLNGKALLKKLEALGSESGKPTCPVKIVDCGEASNIDTQNQLHGEKEKKLKRAVEYNNSDAGGRVKTKKTSSVDKRRKRRKNYSSDSYSSETSDSQSYSSDSGSESQSYSSASSDTSSSSDHRHKRRKGSKKVKRKPAKRKSSHKKSKSKSRGTKRSKRSYGSSSDASKSSSTSSDNESAGRRTKHPLKKDEENTKIINLEIGKSLEYADKGKQTVAGSKPLYKDESWADDRVGTQNSEDRSSKFRDDTNPIRADTTLSKADGNITAVAAGAGISEAGAERNPLSNKPVPTNGQDLAMGSTEDGRVRKGRGFTQKYSFARRYRTPSPECSHVRSSYYGGRNDRWNNFNRYGRNGLYGARSPVRRYQGSPRASSSLRYTRRDRSRSRSRSPVRCRDGGGRHRRPSPRRSHSPAEQHKRDAAYRPRSGRGGGGGPSAANGGRSRSRSKNRDASRSRSPNAAPAKRLSSKYNRRRSSSSRSSSPSCSKGGLVSY